One stretch of Hevea brasiliensis isolate MT/VB/25A 57/8 chromosome 12, ASM3005281v1, whole genome shotgun sequence DNA includes these proteins:
- the LOC110666083 gene encoding protein ACCUMULATION AND REPLICATION OF CHLOROPLASTS 6, chloroplastic, which produces MESMRCIGIGTPRLVTPPIIPHPSLRKSSKLICTTTYSASKWADRLFSDFQFLNTTAETSSDLRHSLSSSTATIAPPSPTHHSPPERHVSIPLHFYQVLGAETHFLGDGIKRAYEARISKPPQLGFSQDALISRRQILQAAFETLADPKSRREYNQGLIDDEQDTIITQVPWDKVPGALCVLQEAGEIEVVLEIGDNLLRERLPKAFKQDVVLAMALAYVDMSRDAMALNPPDFIRGCEMLERALKLLQEEGASSLAPDLQAQIDETLEEISPRFVLELLALPLDDEYWMKRAEGLHGVRNILWAVGGGGAAPVAGGFTREDFMIEAFLHMTAAEQVDLFVATPNNIPAERFEVYGVALALVAQAVTGKKPHLIPDADSQFQQLQQMKVSSHASAVSVYSLEQNHEIDFALERGLCSLLVGELDECRTWLGLDSDSSPYRNPPIVDFVMQNSKSDDDSDLPGLCKLLETWLMEVVFPRFRDTKDIQFKLTDYYDDPTILRYLERREGGGHSPLAAAAAIVRIGAEATAVIDHVKTSAIQALQKVFPLSQKGESTGLEESSGLNYPVLSVEGEVPLQELDADYPAIKAETSGKNSYDEVPEEDLIIERIKDASVKIMCAGVAIGLMTLVGLKYLPARNGSFIRRNEIGSAMASDTINVGFSLDDKSVEEMPRMDAKFAEYMVRKWQNIKSRAFGPDHSLGELPKVLDGQMLKTWTDRAAEIAQLGWVYDYELLDLTIDSVTVSLDGQHAVVEATLNESACLIDAVRPENNASNITTYTTRYEMSCSNSGWKITKGAIMM; this is translated from the exons ATGGAGAGCATGAGATGCATAGGCATTGGTACTCCAAGACTGGTTACTCCGCCAATAATCCCCCACCCATCTCTAAGAAAATCCTCCAAACTCATTTGCACCACCACCTACTCCGCCAGCAAATGGGCCGATCGCCTCTTCAGCGACTTTCAATTCTTGAACACCACCGCCGAAACCTCCTCCGACCTCCGCCATTCTCTCTCCTCTTCCACAGCCACCATCGCTCCTCCTTCCCCCACCCATCATTCTCCTCCTGAGCGCCACGTCTCCATCCCTCTTCATTTCTATCAG GTGTTAGGAGCTGAGACACATTTCCTTGGAGACGGTATAAAGAGAGCTTATGAAGCTAGGATTTCTAAGCCGCCTCAGTTGGGCTTCAGTCAAGATGCATTGATTAGTCGTCGGCAGATTCTCCAAGCCGCATTTGAAACCCTAGCGGATCCAAAATCAAGAAGAGAATATAATCAAGGCTTGATCGATGACGAGCAGGATACTATCATCACTCAGGTCCCGTGGGACAAG GTTCCTGGGGCTCTATGTGTTTTGCAAGAAGCAGGGGAAATTGAGGTTGTTCTTGAAATTGGAGACAATTTGCTTCGAGAGAGGCTGCCCAAGGCATTCAAGCAAGATGTTGTGCTGGCAATGGCGCTTGCTTATGTGGACATGTCGAGGGATGCTATGGCATTGAATCCCCCAGATTTCATCCGAGGTTGTGAGATGCTGGAGAGAGCGTTGAAGCTCTTGCAG GAGGAAGGGGCTAGCAGCCTAGCACCAGATTTACAGGCACAAATTGATGAGACATTGGAGGAGATCTCCCCTCGATTTGTCCTTGAACTTCTAGCCTTGCCACTTGATGATGAATACTGGATGAAACGGGCAGAGGGTCTCCATGGAGTGCGCAATATACTATGGGCTGTTGGAGGAGGGGGAGCTGCACCTGTTGCTGGAGGATTCACCCGTGAAGATTTCATGATTGAGGCCTTTTTACACATGACAGCTGCTGAGCAG GTTGATCTGTTTGTAGCCACACCAAATAATATCCCTGCAGAAAGGTTTGAAGTTTATGGAGTGGCACTTGCCCTTGTTGCTCAAGCTGTTACTGGTAAAAAGCCTCATCTTATCCCAGATGCTGATAGCCAATTCCAACAACTCCAACAGATGAAGGTATCAAGTCATGCAAGTGCTGTCTCTGTTTATAGTCTCGAACAAAACCATGAGATAGACTTTGCTCTGGAGAGGGGTCTTTGTTCACTTCTTGTAGGGGAGCTTGATGAGTGTCGTACATGGTTGGGCCTAGACAGTGATAGTTCACCTTACAGAAATCCACCCATTGTAGATTTTGTGATGCAAAATTCAAAGAGTGATGATGATAGTGATCTTCCTGGGCTTTGCAAACTGTTGGAGACCTGGTTGATGGAAGTGGTTTTTCCTAGATTTAGAGACACCAAAGATATACAGTTTAAGCTTACAGACTATTATGATGATCCGACTATCTTAAGATATTTAGAGAGGCGGGAGGGAGGTGGTCATTCACCCTTGGCTGCAGCTGCAGCCATAGTGAGGATTGGGGCTGAGGCTACTGCTGTTATTGATCATGTGAAGACTAGTGCAATTCAGGCATTGCAGAAGGTGTTTCCTCTCAGTCAGAAGGGTGAGAGTACAGGATTGGAAGAAAGTAGTGGTTTGAATTATCCTGTTCTTTCTGTCGAGGGTGAAGTGCCTCTGCAAGAACTTGATGCTGATTATCCTGCCATAAAGGCTGAAACTTCTGGAAAAAATAGTTATGATGAAGTGCCTGAAGAggatttgattattgagagaaTAAAAGATGCAAGTGTGAAGATCATGTGTGCTGGAGTGGCAATTGGACTGATGACTTTAGTTGGCTTGAAATATTTGCCTGCTAGGAATGGCTCCTTCATTCGTCGTAATGAAATTGGTTCAGCAATGGCCTCCGACACCATCAATGTGG GGTTCTCACTAGATGACAAATCTGTAGAGGAAATGCCCAGAATGGATGCAAAGTTTGCAGAGTACATGGTTCGCAAGTGGCAGAACATTAAATCTCGGGCTTTTGGACCTGACCACTCTCTAGGAGAACTGCCCAAG GTGTTGGATGGTCAGATGTTAAAAACATGGACTGATCGTGCAGCTGAAATAGCACAGCTTGGTTGGGTATATGACTATGAGCTGTTGGATCTGACCATTGACAGCGTGACTGTTTCTCTAGATGGGCAACATGCAGTAGTGGAAGCAACTCTCAATGAGTCGGCATGCTTAATTGATGCAGTTCGCCCAGAGAACAATGCCTCAAACATCACAACTTACACAACGAGATACGAGATGTCATGCTCAAATTCAGGATGGAAAATCACCAAAGGAGCAATAATGATGTAA
- the LOC110666093 gene encoding kinesin-like protein KIN-7C translates to MIKRGREERMNMGWSSLGGDELMFGDLQGSSGQDERIFVSVRMRPLNEREIARNDVCDWECINSTTIIFKSNMPDRSLVPTAYTFDRVFGSECHTKQVYEEGAKEIALAAVSGINSSIFAYGQTSSGKTYTMSGVTEYAVADIYEYMNQHKEREFVLKFSALEIYNEAVRDLLSTDSTPLRVLDDPDKGTVVEKLIEETLIDRNHLQELLSICEAQRQIGETSLNESSSRSHQIIRLTVESSTREYSGAGSSSTLTATVNFVDLAGSERASQTLAAGARLKEGSHINRSLLTLGTVVRKLSKGRNGHIPYRDSKLTRILHNSLGGNARTAMICTISPSRSHVEQSRNTLLFASCAKEVATNAQVNVVMSEKALVKQLQKELTRLEGRLKSMGSISVTGDTAALLRKKELLIEQMDKEIKELTWQRDLAQSRAECLLRSIGEDRLSRVDENSASESSEVIDPVCLAKNMDFEEASLLAPTAQILQIPDPEDNFLLDDSTPKFFGPDPCQGWEEISQRNNEEIEDICKEVRCIEMEEASINRKTEGDVSLLGSEEQEGKLATTEVRIEGAAPSTQEEDKELSHDNSYNSHDALKQKIQELYETINRLEQSASIEAAASSSKGLTWTRSKSRRTVLMTIPSDMWYESEEENENKPHTEDSIERPLDIEQKRTESEHDAETINMSRKDSQNSINSASTEEESMKEIEVDVDDTTSVLDFVAGVNQLAIPQSEVQINYVPVPEASTRTDDSRNSRDAGAERGNGARQHHNWPQKFQRCQRKIIELWVKCNVPLVHRSYFFLLFKGDPSDNVYMEVELRRLYFLKDTSARGTNTKIDTQIVTPSSSLKALNREREFLARQLQKKFMKREREELYLRWGIDLDTKQRSLQLTRRLWTDTKDLKHVRESSLLVAKLVGFVEPSYAPKEMFGLSFLTPSTSQKSSSWRDNMSALSLL, encoded by the exons ATGATCAAGAGAGGACGAGAGGAAAGGATGAACATGGGGTGGTCGTCATTGGGAGGTGACGAGTTGATGTTTGGGGATTTACAAGGATCAAGTGGCCAAGACGAAAGAATTTTTGTTTCGGTTAGAATGAGGCCTTTGAACGAGAGAGAAATTGCGAGAAACGATGTCTGCGATTGGGAATGCATTAACAGTACCACCATTATATTCAAGAGCAACATGCCTGACCGCTCCTTGGTCCCTACTGCCTATACATTTG ACAGAGTATTTGGGAGTGAATGCCACACAAAGCAGGTGTACGAGGAAGGAGCCAAAGAAATTGCTCTTGCTGCAGTTAGCGGCATTAACT CTAGTATTTTTGCATATGGGCAAACAAGCAGCGGGAAGACATATACTATGAGCGGAGTTACCGAGTATGCAGTGGCAGATATATATGAATACATGAACCAG CATAAAGAAAGAGAATTTGTATTGAAGTTCTCGGCCTTGGAGATTTACAATGAAGCTGTCAGAGATCTCCTTAGCACAGATAGTACTCCACTTAGAGTCCTAGATGATCCAGAT AAAGGCACTGTAGTCGAGAAGCTTATAGAGGAGACTTTAATAGATAGGAACCACCTTCAGGAGCTCCTCTCTATTTGTGAAG CTCAAAGGCAAATAGGAGAAACCTCTCTGAATGAGAGCAGCTCCAGATCTCATCAAATCATAAGACTG ACAGTAGAAAGCTCTACTCGTGAATATTCAGGTGCCGGAAGTTCAAGCACTCTCACAGCTACAGTG AATTTTGTTGATCTTGCGGGGAGCGAGCGTGCTTCTCAGACATTGGCAGCTGGTGCGAGATTAAAAGAAGGTTCCCACATAAATCGCAGTTTACTGACCCTGGGAACGGTAGTTCGCAAATTGAG CAAGGGAAGAAATGGACACATACCTTACAGAGACTCTAAGCTAACACGCATACTGCATAACTCCTTGGGAGGCAATGCCAGAACTGCCATGATCTGCACCATAAGCCCTTCACGCAGTCATGTTGAGCAGTCAAGAAACACTCTCTTGTTTGCAAGTTGTGCTAAAGAGGTGGCTACTAATGCACAGGTCAATGTAGTGATGTCCGAGAAGGCATTGGTAAAGCAATTGCAAAAAGAACTAACTAGGCTGGAAGGTCGGTTAAAGAGCATGGGATCAATTTCTGTCACAGGTGATACAGCTGCATTACTGAGAAAGAAGGAACTTCTTATTGAACAG ATGGACAAAGAGATTAAAGAATTAACTTGGCAACGTGATCTTGCTCAATCTCGAGCTGAGTGTTTGCTAAGATCAATTGGGGAAGATCGACTTTCAAGAGTAGATGAAAATTCAGCATCAGAGTCCTCAGAAGTGATCGATCCTGTGTGTCTTGCAAAAAACATGGATTTTGAAGAGGCCAGTTTGCTTGCTCCCACCGCGCAAATCCTACAAATTCCAGATCCTGAAGACAATTTTCTGCTGGATGATAGCACTCCAAAGTTTTTTGGGCCTGATCCATGTCAAGGTTGGGAGGAGATTTCTCAACGAAATAATGAAGAAATTGAAGATATCTGCAAGGAAGTTCGATGCATTGAGATGGAGGAAGccagtataaacaggaaaacagaaGGTGATGTGTCATTACTTGGttctgaagaacaagaaggaaAATTAGCCACAACAGAAGTGAGGATTGAAGGTGCAGCACCATCAACGCAGGAAGAAGATAAAGAGTTGAGCCATGATAATTCATACAACTCTCATGATGCTCTGAAGCAAAAAATTCAGGAATTGTATGAGACCATAAACCGTTTAGAACAATCCGCTTCCATTGAAGCAGCTGCTTCTAGTTCTAAAGGCTTGACATGGACTAGAAGCAAAAGTAGGAGAACAGTTCTTATGACTATTCCATCTGATATGTGGTATGAATCAGAAGAAGAGAATGAGAACAAACCTCATACCGAGGACTCTATCGAAAGACCATTAGACATCGAACAAAAGCGCACTGAATCAGAACATGATGCCGAAACTATAAATATGTCTAGGAAAGATTCTCAAAATTCCATCAATAGTGCTTCCACAGAAGAAGAGAGCATGAAAGAGATAGAAGTAGATGTAGACGACACTACTAGTGTCCTTGATTTTGTTGCAGGAGTGAACCAATTGGCTATACCTCAGTCAGAGGTGCAAATTAATTATGTTCCA gttCCGGAAGCATCAACTAGGACTGATGACTCAAGGAACAGCAGAGATGCAGGTGCAGAGAGAGGCAATGGTGCTAGGCAGCATCATAACTGGCCCCAAAAATTCCAAAGATGCCAGAGAAAGATAATTGAACTATGGGTCAAATGCAATGTACCGTTGGTCCACAGAAGCTATTTTTTTTTGCTCTTCAAAGGCGATCCTTCAGACAATGTGTACATGGAGGTTGAGCTTAGAAGATTGTACTTTCTGAAGGATACATCCGCCCGTGGAACTAACACGAAGATAGATACTCAGATTGTCACACCATCCTCAAG TTTGAAGGCTCTCAATCGCGAAAGAGAATTTTTAGCAAGGCAATTACAGAAAAAGTTCATGAAAAGGGAGAGGGAGGAACTTTACTTGAGGTGGGGTATTGACTTAGACACAAAGCAGAGGAGCCTACAATTGACGCGCCGTTTATGGACAGACACAAAAGACTTGAAACATGTGAGGGAGAGTTCTTTGCTTGTTGCCAAGTTGGTTGGGTTTGTAGAGCCAAGCTATGCCCCCAAGGAGATGTTTGGACTCAGTTTCTTAACCCCGTCAACAAGTCAGAAATCCTCCAGCTGGAGAGACAACATGTCTGCTCTATCGCTATTGTAA
- the LOC110666074 gene encoding uncharacterized TPR repeat-containing protein At1g05150 produces MTTRGSRSEKVKRIFQKFDSNRDGGLNREEMAALVVAVNPRVKFSDEQINAILDEVFRTYGEFIDGEKGLTYDGLLRTYDDGAGDVDRDFDALELELNLDDNKGISIASEASSSSILDERTIESQKKQTTAAWAVSPNHGIVFDDTWKMVDDLEILVKRLKAKQAKDGKLKGDNFDAYSDAGWSRELGPSSEMTEKRIFWEESGHDYAVFVKELGVLRSRADGARSREEAFDGHMAIGRVLYEHQLFKEALVSFKRACELQPVDVRPHFRAGNCLYVLGRYKESKEEFLLALEAAEAGGNQWAYLLPQIYVNLGIALEGEGMVLSACEYYREAAILCPTHYRALKLLGSALFGVGEYMAAVKALEEAIFMKPDYADAHCDLASALHAMGEDEKAIEVFQKAIDLKPGHVDALYNLGGLYMDLGRFQRASEMYTRVLAVWPNHWRAQLNKAVSLLGAGETEEAKKALKEALKMTNRVELHDAISHLKQLQKKKVKPNGGANGEGAFVIVEPSKFKTMSEKTTLRQDLANALQIRAFQRISRLGRCDVELLKKEMTENDVPLSYSGGGVPEKSIRKPNLEEILWRLLNFLKPETFQGAVKAINERILSVLDETGSGRVDLGMFYAVLAPICSGSPDKRKRIAFDALLWRPVNEGGSQIRKVDAVGYIKLLRAIYVPSHGVSEMLEVHGETDSSMVSFNDFLVMFDDPDWGFGIMSTLVKLETGDRNRHGNYVCSVCRYPIIGSRFKESKSHFSLCNQCYSEGKVPPAFKQEEYKFKEYGSEAEAMKDKCMCFTLHSHSH; encoded by the coding sequence ATGACAACCAGAGGGAGCAGATCAGAGAAGGTGAAGCGAATTTTTCAGAAATTTGATTCTAACCGAGATGGAGGTCTCAACAGAGAAGAAATGGCGGCTCTGGTGGTCGCTGTGAACCCTAGGGTCAAATTCAGTGACGAGCAAATCAATGCCATTCTCGATGAAGTGTTTCGTACTTACGGCGAGTTCATCGACGGCGAGAAAGGTTTAACTTACGACGGCTTGTTGCGTACTTATGATGACGGAGCTGGTGACGTCGACCGAGACTTCGATGCGCTTGAGCTCGAGCTCAATTTGGACGATAACAAAGGGATCTCGATTGCGTCTGAGGCGTCTTCCTCGTCAATTTTGGACGAGAGGACTATTGAATCGCAGAAAAAGCAGACAACTGCTGCGTGGGCGGTTTCTCCTAACCATGGGATTGTTTTCGATGATACCTGGAAAATGGTCGACGATTTGGAGATTTTGGTTAAGAGATTGAAAGCCAAGCAAGCGAAAGATGGGAAATTGAAAGGAGACAATTTTGATGCCTATTCTGATGCTGGGTGGTCGAGGGAATTGGGCCCATCTTCGGAGATGACAGAGAAGAGGATATTTTGGGAGGAGTCGGGGCATGACTATGCAGTTTTCGTGAAGGAATTGGGCGTTTTGAGGAGCCGTGCTGACGGGGCGAGATCAAGAGAAGAGGCGTTTGATGGGCATATGGCGATTGGAAGGGTTTTGTATGAGCATCAGTTGTTTAAGGAGGCATTGGTTAGTTTTAAGAGAGCTTGTGAGTTGCAGCCTGTGGATGTTAGGCCACATTTTAGAGCTGGGAATTGCTTGTATGTTCTTGGGAGGTATAAGGAATCTAAAGAGGAGTTCTTGTTGGCGCTGGAGGCAGCTGAGGCAGGTGGGAATCAATGGGCTTATTTGCTTCCTCAGATATATGTCAATCTCGGAATTGCACTGGAGGGTGAAGGTATGGTTTTAAGTGCCTGTGAATATTATAGAGAAGCTGCTATTCTTTGTCCTACTCATTATAGAGCTCTGAAACTTCTGGGTAGTGCTCTGTTCGGGGTAGGGGAATATATGGCGGCTGTTAAGGCCTTGGAAGAGGCTATTTTTATGAAACCAGATTATGCTGATGCCCATTGTGATCTGGCTTCTGCGTTGCATGCCATGGGTGAGGATGAGAAGGCCATAGAGGTGTTTCAAAAGGCTATTGATTTGAAACCTGGTCATGTGGATGCTTTGTATAATTTGGGTGGTCTTTACATGGACTTGGGTAGGTTTCAGAGAGCTTCGGAGATGTATACCAGGGTGTTAGCTGTGTGGCCAAACCACTGGCGGGCACAGCTCAATAAGGCTGTCTCATTGTTGGGGGCTGGTGAAACTGAGGAAGCTAAGAAAGCTTTGAAGGAAGCTTTGAAAATGACAAATAGGGTTGAATTGCATGATGCAATATCACATTTAAAGCAGCTGCAGAAGAAGAAAGTCAAGCCTAATGGAGGTGCAAATGGAGAGGGAGCTTTTGTTATTGTGGAACCCTCAAAATTTAAGACAATGAGTGAAAAAACTACATTGAGGCAGGACTTAGCCAATGCTCTTCAAATTAGGGCTTTTCAAAGGATTAGCAGGTTGGGTCGTTGTGATGTGGAGCTTTTGAAGAAGGAAATGACCGAAAATGATGTGCCATTGTCATATTCTGGGGGTGGTGTTCCAGAGAAATCTATACGCAAACCTAACTTGGAGGAAATCCTTTGGAGGTTACTTAATTTCCTAAAGCCTGAAACCTTTCAGGGGGCTGTCAAGGCAATAAATGAGAGGATTCTCTCTGTTTTGGATGAGACAGGCTCAGGCAGGGTGGACTTGGGCATGTTTTATGCTGTTCTTGCCCCCATTTGTAGTGGCAGTCCCGACAAGCGAAAACGGATTGCTTTTGATGCACTTTTGTGGCGTCCTGTGAATGAGGGAGGTTCTCAGATTAGAAAAGTTGATGCTGTTGGCTATATAAAGTTGCTGAGGGCTATTTACGTTCCTTCTCATGGAGTTAGTGAAATGTTAGAAGTTCATGGAGAAACAGATTCTTCAATGGTATCTTTCAATGATTTCCTTGTGATGTTTGATGATCCTGATTGGGGTTTTGGTATCATGTCAACACTAGTAAAGCTTGAAACTGGAGATAGGAATCGCCATGGAAACTATGTTTGCTCAGTCTGCCGCTACCCAATTATTGGGTCCCGCTTCAAGGAGTCCAAATCTCATTTTAGTCTATGTAATCAGTGCTACAGTGAAGGAAAGGTGCCTCCTGCTTTTAAGCAGGAAGAGTACAAATTCAAAGAGTATGGAAGTGAGGCTGAAGCGATGAAagataagtgtatgtgttttaCTTTGCATTCTCATAGTCATTGA